A genome region from Leptodactylus fuscus isolate aLepFus1 chromosome 6, aLepFus1.hap2, whole genome shotgun sequence includes the following:
- the LOC142210725 gene encoding sialate O-acetylesterase-like has translation MVLQQRPARAVVWGFGEVGAIVTVTLLRGMDTISNMTVNVTGDVGVWKVVLDPMDYGGPYHLIAQQTLRQEITSIHLDDVLFGDVWFCGGQSNMRMTVSQIFNASQELALAAQYPYVRLFTASLEYSDTELLDFAKVAMPWSVPTSKNLGQGDFTYFSAVCWIFGQHLARKLKYPIGLVESACGGTLVEAWSSKTALSKCGLSDTSSKTKLRNYAYLDYSVLWNAMIHPFLNMTIKGAIWYQGESNAFMNLDLYNCTFPALIQDWRRSFHEGSLGQTDPNFPFGFVQLSTYVKSNRDNFPVIRWHQTADYGYVPNPKMPNTFMAVAMDLGDETCPYGSIHPRDKQTVAYRLYLGAQAIAYGDRHVHYQGPFPDSIDVDFTYSYMNITYNQELIITHTFDNIFEVFCSADMNGEGQYTWIPAPAELQSSKVVTVSFKGCSHISAVRYAWSEWPCEYKQCPIYSANQRLPAPLFIKYWK, from the exons ATGGTTTTGCAGCAGAGGCCGGCCCGGGCGGTTGTTTGGGGATTTGGAGAAGTGGGGGCCATAGTGACGGTGACACTTCTCCGAGGAATGGATACCATCTCGAACATGACAGTAAATGTGACAG GTGATGTCGGTGTCTGGAAGGTAGTGCTGGACCCTATGGATTATGGTGGACCTTATCACTTGATTGCCCAACAAACTTTAAGGCAAGAAATTACGAGTATCCACCTGGATGACGTCCTTTTTGGTGATGTCTGGTTCTGTGGAGGACAGAGTAATATGAGGATGACTGTATCTCAG ATTTTCAATGCCAGTCAAGAGCTGGCACTAGCTGCTCAATACCCATATGTCCGACTGTTCACTGCCTCCCTGGAGTACTCTGATACAGAGTTGCTAGACTTCGCCAAGGTGGCCATGCCGTGGTCAGTCCCAACATCCA aaaacCTTGGCCAAGGTGATTTCACATACTTTTCTGCAGTCTGCTGGATCTTTGGACAACACTTGGCACGAAAGTTAAAGTATCCAATAGGGCTGGTGGAATCAGCGTGTGGAGGGACTCTAGTCGAAGCTTGGTCATCAAAAACTGCACTGTCCAAATGTGGGCTTTCTGACACCTCTTCGAAGACGAAGCTAAG AAATTATGCATATTTAGACTACTCAGTGCTGTGGAATGCCATGATCCACCCTTTCCTGAACATGACGATAAAGGGCGCCATATGGTATCAAG GTGAGTCAAATGCCTTCATGAACCTCGATCTCTATAATTGCACATTCCCAGCTCTTATCCAGGATTGGAGACGCTCCTTCCACGAGGGGTCTCTGGGACAAACAGACCCCAACTTCCCCTTTGGATTTGTCCAG CTCAGCACATACGTGAAATCCAATCGAGACAATTTTCCAGTAATCAGATGGCATCAAACAGCAGACTATGGTTACGTCCCAAACCCTAAGATGCCCAATACATTCATGGCTGTGGCAATGGACCTGGGAGATGAGACGTGTCCATATGGAAG TATCCATCCACGAGATAAGCAGACTGTGGCATACAGACTGTACTTGGGGGCACAAGCCATTGCATACGGTGATCGACATGTCCATTACCAGGGTCCATTTCCAGACAGTATTGATGTTGATTTCACCTATTCATACATGAACATAACCTACAACCAGGAGCTGATCATCACTCATACTTTTGACAACATATTTGAG GTATTTTGTAGTGCTGACATGAATGGAGAAGGACAATACACCTGGATCCCAGCTCCAGCAGAATTACAGTCCTCTAAAGTGGTCACAGTCTCATTTAAAGGATGTAGTCACATCTCTGCAGTCCGCTATGCCTGGTCTGAGTGGCCCTGCGAATACAAACAGTGTCCAATATACAGTGCCAACCAGAGACTGCCAGCGCCGCTTTTCATCAAATACTGGAAATAA